The proteins below come from a single Chryseobacterium nepalense genomic window:
- a CDS encoding heme oxygenase, giving the protein MKTIILYKFKNSFTQKMPLLKENNLLSSLNDLMAIDLLDTEVITEYTIDVPDDFNFEYHSNEELLELCKASKSFIDYHFVTTLNDYDVI; this is encoded by the coding sequence ATGAAAACAATTATATTATATAAATTTAAAAACTCTTTCACGCAGAAAATGCCTCTTCTGAAAGAAAATAATCTGCTTAGTTCGCTTAATGATCTGATGGCAATTGATCTTCTTGATACAGAAGTGATAACGGAATATACAATTGATGTTCCTGACGATTTTAATTTTGAATACCACAGCAATGAAGAATTGTTGGAATTGTGCAAGGCTTCTAAAAGTTTTATAGATTATCATTTTGTAACAACTTTAAACGACTATGATGTTATCTGA
- a CDS encoding helix-turn-helix domain-containing protein yields the protein MKLYIKYMVSLRCKMVVHQELEKLNIRNAVVDLGLVEILDDITDEQRQFLKENLLKTGLELLDDKKSILIEKIKSAVTEMIHYSESLPKENFSDYISEKLGYDYTYLANTFSEVKGMTLQHFIIINKVERVKELLLYDELNLTEISYKLNYSSVAHLSNQFKKITGLSPSFYKQLKQKRLKNLEDL from the coding sequence ATGAAGTTATATATAAAATATATGGTAAGCCTGCGCTGCAAGATGGTGGTTCATCAGGAGCTTGAAAAACTGAATATCAGAAATGCCGTAGTAGATTTAGGACTTGTAGAAATATTGGATGATATTACAGATGAACAGCGACAGTTTTTAAAAGAAAATCTCCTCAAAACCGGACTTGAATTACTTGATGATAAAAAAAGCATTCTGATCGAAAAAATAAAAAGTGCGGTTACAGAAATGATCCATTATTCCGAATCTCTTCCGAAAGAAAATTTCTCAGATTATATCAGTGAAAAGCTTGGTTACGATTACACTTACCTTGCCAATACATTTTCTGAAGTGAAAGGAATGACTTTACAGCATTTTATCATCATCAATAAAGTGGAAAGGGTAAAAGAGCTCCTTTTGTATGATGAACTCAATCTTACTGAAATCTCTTATAAACTCAATTACAGCAGTGTTGCGCATCTTTCCAACCAGTTTAAAAAAATAACTGGACTTTCTCCTTCTTTCTACAAACAGCTAAAGCAAAAACGGCTGAAAAATTTAGAAGACTTATAA
- a CDS encoding pesticidal protein Cry7Aa, which translates to MVEIKKEGIILRKTNLSFENEGVLNPAIIKENGKIHVFYRAVAKGNFSTVGHCILSDPLTVEKRSDSPIIVPESEYEKHGVEDPRIVKIDDLFYLTYTSYDGINALGTLTTSKDLKSWKNKEIIVPKISYEEFKLLSESEDLIPDKYRRYNEFQTNHPDSDPVFLWDKNLIFFPRKINDKFYFLHRIRPEIQIVSIKNIEDLNSDFWQDYFSHFKDHVLLSPKYDHESSYIGGGCPPIETEYGWLMIYHGVYDTINGYVYNACAALLNLENPKKEISRLPYPLFKPEKEWELKGEVNNVCFPTGTIVENNKLYIYYGAADERIAVASLSISKLLKELMMYAV; encoded by the coding sequence ATGGTAGAAATAAAAAAAGAAGGAATTATACTTAGAAAAACCAATTTAAGTTTTGAAAACGAAGGGGTTTTGAATCCTGCTATTATTAAGGAAAATGGCAAAATACATGTATTTTACCGCGCTGTTGCCAAGGGTAATTTTTCAACTGTTGGGCATTGCATATTGTCAGATCCGCTTACGGTAGAAAAACGGTCAGATTCACCCATTATTGTTCCTGAATCTGAATACGAAAAACACGGTGTAGAAGATCCTCGAATTGTAAAAATAGATGATTTGTTTTATCTTACTTACACCAGTTATGATGGCATCAATGCTTTAGGAACATTAACGACTTCAAAAGATCTCAAATCCTGGAAAAATAAGGAAATTATTGTTCCAAAAATTTCTTATGAAGAGTTTAAGCTTTTATCAGAATCAGAGGATTTAATCCCGGATAAATATAGAAGATACAACGAATTTCAAACCAATCATCCTGACAGCGATCCTGTTTTTTTGTGGGATAAAAATCTGATTTTCTTCCCAAGAAAAATAAACGATAAATTTTATTTTCTTCACAGAATAAGGCCTGAAATTCAGATTGTCAGCATAAAAAATATTGAAGACTTGAATTCTGATTTCTGGCAGGATTACTTTTCACATTTTAAAGACCATGTTCTTTTATCTCCAAAATACGATCACGAATCAAGTTATATCGGAGGTGGATGTCCGCCAATAGAAACAGAATACGGCTGGTTGATGATTTATCACGGTGTTTATGACACCATTAACGGTTATGTTTACAACGCCTGTGCAGCTTTACTGAACCTTGAAAATCCAAAAAAAGAAATTTCCAGACTTCCTTATCCGCTTTTCAAACCCGAAAAAGAATGGGAACTCAAGGGTGAGGTTAACAATGTATGTTTCCCGACGGGAACCATTGTGGAAAATAACAAACTATATATTTATTATGGAGCCGCAGACGAAAGAATTGCTGTTGCCTCACTCAGTATTTCAAAGTTATTGAAAGAGCTTATGATGTACGCGGTATGA
- a CDS encoding glycosyltransferase — translation MNKNNNSDVEDKAIRQSYNDKKHKIYNKTEIVFVSTFPPKVCGIATYTQDLIKSLQSKFGESFKSIICPMETEEENYEYQEFTEYKLNISDAVSYLELAAKINKNDAIELVMLQHEFGFFNETQNGLLLFLKNLKKDIIITFHTVLPNPDKELKEKVKKIADYAKSIIVMTSISADILLNHYDLSPDKITVIPHGTHLLPFVDKITLKEKYNLKNKKVLSTFGLLGSGKNIETTLKALPEIIAKNPDVIFLILGKTHPALVRHEGEKYRDFLEDLTCTLHLENNIRFINDYLPLQELLEYLQLTDVYLFTSKDRNQAVSGTFSYAISSGSAIVSTPIPHAMEVLKEDTGIIIDFEAPEQLAVAVNTLLENESKREELRQKSLEKMAPTAWENSSILHALLFQKFKNNKTELNYTLPEINLRHIQNMTTDFGMIQFSKISKRDINSGYTLDDNSRAMIAICKHFQISRNKADLQLILIYLNFIKFCQHKDGSFLNYVNEQKQFTNQNYETNLDDSNGRAIWALGYLISLKEILPQELSENAEKIIQKNLVWAEKIHSTRAMAFIIKGLYYQNSENNLPLLKELANRLVKMYQHEAKYDWHWFENYLTYGNSVLPEALLCAWISTKDELYKQIAEESFQFLMSKIMINDSIKVISNKGWLQKENTENVLPIGGEQPIDVAYTLLALSSFYKTFKDEKYLQMMKNSFNWFLGKNHLNQIVYNPATGGCYDGLEEKNVNLNQGAESTVSYLMARLSLEFSIE, via the coding sequence ATGAATAAAAATAATAATTCAGACGTGGAGGATAAAGCAATTAGACAATCTTATAATGATAAAAAACACAAAATCTATAATAAAACCGAGATTGTCTTTGTAAGTACATTTCCTCCAAAGGTATGCGGAATTGCCACTTATACACAAGATCTGATAAAATCTCTTCAGTCGAAATTCGGAGAATCCTTCAAATCAATTATTTGTCCGATGGAAACAGAAGAGGAAAATTATGAATATCAAGAATTTACCGAGTATAAATTAAATATCTCGGACGCCGTTTCCTACTTGGAATTAGCCGCAAAAATCAACAAAAATGATGCTATTGAGTTAGTGATGCTTCAGCACGAATTCGGATTTTTTAATGAAACCCAAAATGGTTTGTTACTTTTTCTCAAGAACTTAAAAAAAGATATTATCATCACTTTTCACACTGTTTTGCCAAACCCTGATAAAGAGCTGAAGGAAAAAGTGAAAAAGATCGCAGATTATGCAAAATCTATTATCGTAATGACAAGTATTTCAGCGGACATTCTTTTGAACCATTATGACCTTTCTCCTGATAAAATTACGGTAATCCCTCACGGAACACACCTTTTGCCCTTCGTAGACAAAATTACTTTGAAAGAAAAGTATAATCTTAAAAATAAAAAAGTTCTTTCCACTTTCGGATTATTAGGCTCCGGAAAAAATATTGAAACGACACTGAAAGCCTTACCGGAAATCATTGCTAAAAACCCTGATGTCATTTTTTTAATTCTTGGCAAAACACATCCTGCATTAGTAAGGCATGAAGGCGAAAAATATCGTGACTTTTTGGAAGACCTTACCTGTACCCTTCATCTGGAAAACAACATCCGCTTTATAAATGATTATCTTCCACTTCAGGAATTACTAGAATATCTTCAGCTTACCGATGTTTATCTTTTCACCTCAAAAGACAGAAATCAGGCAGTAAGCGGTACATTTTCCTATGCAATCAGCAGCGGATCCGCCATTGTTTCTACTCCAATTCCGCATGCTATGGAAGTTTTAAAGGAAGATACAGGAATTATTATTGATTTTGAAGCTCCGGAGCAGTTGGCTGTTGCGGTAAACACATTATTAGAAAATGAAAGCAAACGAGAGGAGCTACGTCAGAAATCATTGGAAAAAATGGCTCCGACAGCGTGGGAAAATTCATCTATCTTACACGCTTTGTTATTTCAGAAATTTAAAAATAATAAAACAGAACTCAATTATACTCTACCGGAAATCAATCTTAGGCATATTCAAAATATGACAACCGATTTTGGGATGATTCAGTTTTCAAAGATAAGCAAACGGGATATCAATTCAGGATATACGCTGGATGATAATTCACGGGCGATGATCGCTATTTGCAAGCATTTTCAAATCAGTAGAAACAAAGCAGATCTGCAATTGATTTTAATTTATTTAAACTTTATTAAATTTTGCCAGCATAAAGACGGGAGTTTCCTGAACTATGTAAATGAACAAAAACAATTCACTAATCAAAACTATGAAACTAATCTGGATGACTCCAATGGAAGAGCAATCTGGGCTTTAGGTTATTTAATTTCATTAAAAGAAATTTTGCCACAGGAGTTGTCTGAGAATGCGGAAAAAATCATTCAGAAAAATCTTGTCTGGGCAGAAAAAATTCATTCTACAAGAGCAATGGCTTTTATTATTAAAGGATTGTATTATCAAAACTCAGAAAATAACCTTCCTTTATTAAAAGAATTAGCAAATCGTCTGGTGAAAATGTATCAACATGAAGCAAAATACGATTGGCATTGGTTTGAGAATTATCTGACCTACGGAAACAGCGTATTGCCGGAAGCTTTACTGTGTGCGTGGATTTCTACTAAGGATGAACTTTACAAGCAAATTGCTGAAGAGTCTTTCCAGTTTTTAATGTCTAAAATTATGATTAATGACAGCATAAAAGTGATTTCCAATAAAGGCTGGCTGCAAAAAGAAAATACTGAAAATGTACTCCCCATTGGTGGAGAGCAACCTATTGATGTTGCCTACACCCTTCTGGCTTTATCTTCATTTTATAAAACTTTTAAAGATGAAAAGTATCTGCAAATGATGAAGAATTCCTTCAACTGGTTTTTGGGGAAAAATCATTTGAATCAGATTGTTTATAACCCTGCAACGGGAGGTTGCTATGATGGGCTTGAGGAAAAAAATGTAAATCTCAATCAGGGTGCAGAATCTACCGTCAGTTATCTGATGGCAAGGCTTAGTCTGGAATTTTCAATAGAATAA
- a CDS encoding fatty acid desaturase, whose product MAIFIFILIHWYASLFFQSVFHHRYAAHNLFTMSKFWEKMFYLGCFFTQGSSYISAYTYGLMHRLHHAHTDKAEDPHSPHNDPNPFVMMWATRNNYFNLYIGKTDAAEKYKKNLPEWERFDKIAHNYITRFCWIAVYIIIYALLTTAWWQWLFLPATVIMGSLQGMAVNWWAHKFGYENYKLTNTSKNILPFDFIFWGEAYHNNHHKYPQRPNNATKWFEWDMGFQTMVFLQKLKIIKIKYQ is encoded by the coding sequence ATGGCAATATTCATTTTTATACTCATCCATTGGTATGCATCTCTTTTTTTTCAGTCCGTTTTTCACCATCGTTATGCTGCACACAATCTTTTTACAATGTCAAAATTTTGGGAAAAGATGTTTTACCTGGGCTGTTTTTTTACTCAGGGTTCCTCTTACATAAGCGCTTACACGTACGGTCTAATGCACCGTTTGCATCACGCACATACAGATAAAGCCGAAGACCCACATTCACCTCACAACGATCCTAATCCTTTTGTCATGATGTGGGCAACACGAAATAACTATTTTAACCTTTATATCGGAAAAACAGATGCCGCAGAAAAATACAAAAAGAATCTTCCGGAATGGGAGAGGTTTGATAAAATAGCACACAATTATATTACAAGATTTTGTTGGATTGCTGTGTATATAATTATTTATGCTTTATTGACAACAGCTTGGTGGCAATGGCTTTTTTTACCAGCGACTGTAATAATGGGTTCTCTACAGGGAATGGCCGTAAATTGGTGGGCGCATAAATTTGGTTATGAAAACTATAAGTTAACAAATACTTCAAAAAATATTCTGCCATTTGATTTTATTTTCTGGGGCGAAGCCTATCATAATAATCATCATAAGTATCCGCAAAGACCTAATAATGCAACGAAGTGGTTTGAATGGGACATGGGTTTTCAAACGATGGTTTTTTTACAAAAACTTAAGATAATCAAAATAAAATATCAATAA
- a CDS encoding DUF1989 domain-containing protein, producing MNTIQPRSGTAFILRKGEKLKITDIKGEQVSDFICFNLNDTKEYLSSGRTIDYAETIFLTKGNPFYSNRSNIMFNITEDTVGRHDFLLTPCSADTFRIIYGDENPHRGCFGNLCEALKPFGIEPDSIPICFNVFMNVAVNGETGKISVLPPKSAAGDYIIIEAAMDLIVGMTACSAEMSNNYAFKPIGYSIM from the coding sequence ATGAATACAATACAACCACGAAGCGGTACCGCATTTATTCTACGAAAAGGAGAAAAACTTAAAATTACCGATATCAAAGGAGAGCAGGTTTCAGATTTTATATGTTTTAATCTAAATGATACCAAAGAATATCTTTCATCCGGAAGAACAATTGATTATGCAGAAACCATATTTCTGACCAAAGGAAATCCCTTCTATTCAAACAGAAGTAATATTATGTTTAATATTACTGAGGACACCGTGGGCCGTCATGACTTTCTGTTAACTCCCTGCAGTGCCGACACCTTCCGCATTATATACGGCGATGAAAATCCTCACCGCGGCTGTTTTGGCAATCTTTGTGAAGCACTAAAACCATTTGGCATTGAACCTGATAGCATTCCTATTTGCTTTAACGTTTTTATGAATGTTGCAGTTAATGGTGAGACTGGTAAAATAAGTGTGCTTCCTCCCAAAAGTGCAGCTGGAGATTATATAATTATTGAAGCAGCAATGGATCTTATTGTTGGTATGACAGCTTGTTCAGCTGAAATGTCTAATAATTACGCATTTAAGCCTATAGGCTATTCCATAATGTAA
- the gntA gene encoding guanitoxin biosynthesis heme-dependent pre-guanitoxin N-hydroxylase GntA: protein MTPNNNSQNTEHALAVQDAFRSFIDDKLFPCVAAKAALTRDHMHIFVAGHLACPKDDQEILDFIYKFIDEYRAADSDFHTVCVIFPETHSINEEMFDSLLWQRLQALSDLDAQKYPYDSRVDSDPSSPQFSFSLKEEAFFIIGLSPGSSRDARRFRYPAIVFNPHEQFEELRSLKRYDKMKNIVRKRDVALSGSINPMLHDFGDDSEVYQYSGMRYDKNWECPYKYKN from the coding sequence ATGACACCAAACAACAATTCACAAAATACAGAGCATGCCCTGGCAGTACAAGATGCTTTCAGGTCATTTATTGACGACAAGTTATTTCCTTGTGTAGCAGCTAAGGCTGCACTTACGAGAGATCATATGCATATTTTTGTTGCCGGTCATTTGGCTTGTCCGAAAGATGATCAGGAAATCCTGGATTTCATTTATAAATTCATTGATGAGTACAGAGCTGCAGATAGCGATTTTCACACTGTTTGTGTGATCTTTCCCGAAACGCATTCTATCAATGAGGAGATGTTTGACAGTCTTCTTTGGCAGAGGTTGCAGGCATTGTCTGATCTGGATGCACAGAAATATCCCTATGATTCCCGTGTAGATTCAGACCCGTCATCTCCACAGTTTAGTTTTAGTCTGAAAGAAGAAGCTTTTTTTATTATTGGGCTTTCCCCGGGAAGCAGCAGGGATGCAAGAAGATTCCGTTATCCGGCAATTGTTTTTAATCCACATGAGCAATTTGAAGAATTGAGATCATTAAAAAGGTATGACAAAATGAAAAATATTGTGCGTAAAAGGGATGTTGCGCTTAGCGGCTCCATTAATCCGATGCTTCATGATTTTGGTGATGATTCGGAAGTGTATCAGTATAGTGGTATGAGATATGATAAAAATTGGGAATGCCCTTATAAATATAAAAATTAA
- a CDS encoding helix-turn-helix domain-containing protein translates to MQKSSDIFHINSISQLMRLLELPAPLHPMIALVDYRKVPMETFPRGQKISLDFYKISFKTAFTGQIKYGQGYYDFEEGGMAFLKPRQIVFPPEEIESYEGIALYFHPDFIRNYPLGKTIHQYGFFSYDVSEALFLSAKEKEIIAGLFASIAVELENNIDSFSQDVLVSQLELLLNYSNRFYSRQFITRKAVNNDIVSSLDQLLNRYFEEGNSLKNGLPSVKYISSELKLSQRYLSDLLSSLTGQNTQQFIQNTIIEKAKEKLSTTNLSVSEIAYELGFEHSQSFSKLFKTKTNFSPLEFRQSFN, encoded by the coding sequence ATGCAAAAATCATCTGACATCTTTCATATCAACAGTATATCCCAATTGATGCGTCTATTGGAGCTTCCTGCGCCGTTGCATCCAATGATTGCATTGGTTGATTATCGGAAGGTACCCATGGAGACATTTCCCAGAGGACAGAAAATAAGCCTTGATTTTTACAAAATTTCCTTTAAAACAGCATTTACGGGACAAATCAAATATGGACAGGGATATTATGATTTTGAAGAAGGCGGAATGGCATTTCTGAAGCCAAGACAAATCGTTTTCCCTCCCGAAGAAATAGAAAGCTATGAAGGAATTGCGCTTTATTTTCATCCGGATTTTATCCGAAACTATCCTTTGGGGAAGACCATACATCAATATGGTTTTTTCTCTTATGATGTGTCAGAAGCATTATTTTTATCCGCTAAGGAAAAAGAGATCATCGCAGGTTTATTTGCTTCAATTGCCGTTGAACTTGAGAATAATATTGACAGCTTCAGCCAGGATGTTTTGGTGTCACAATTAGAATTGTTACTGAATTACAGCAACCGTTTTTACAGCAGGCAGTTTATTACCAGAAAAGCAGTCAACAACGATATTGTCAGTTCTCTGGACCAACTCTTAAACCGTTATTTTGAGGAGGGCAACAGTCTGAAAAACGGATTGCCGTCAGTTAAATACATAAGTTCCGAATTAAAGCTATCACAACGCTATCTAAGTGATTTGCTGAGTTCACTGACCGGACAAAATACACAGCAGTTTATTCAGAATACAATTATAGAAAAAGCGAAAGAAAAGTTATCGACAACGAATCTTTCCGTTTCGGAAATTGCGTATGAACTGGGCTTTGAACATTCGCAATCATTCAGTAAACTTTTTAAAACCAAGACTAATTTTTCACCTTTGGAGTTCAGGCAGTCGTTTAATTAA
- a CDS encoding SDR family oxidoreductase, whose translation MHNIKGKVVAITGASSGMGKAIAIELAKNGAKVILGARRTEQLLQLVEDIKSTGGEAACITTDVKNKADLDRLVHKAVDQYGKLDVMVNNAGISQLSRIDDLDLEGWEEMIDINLKGVLYGMAAAIPVFKMQEAGHIVNIISTAGLKITPMMGVYAGTKNAIRTIAEAFRQESDGKIRITGISPGFVKTDFAGSIKNEKMRTVIQKEMDQMALDPLAIANAVMYAVSQPNDVEIGELVIRPSKQN comes from the coding sequence ATGCATAATATTAAAGGAAAAGTAGTTGCCATTACCGGTGCAAGCAGCGGGATGGGTAAAGCCATAGCCATTGAATTGGCTAAAAACGGAGCAAAAGTTATTTTAGGTGCGAGACGTACAGAACAGTTGTTGCAGCTTGTGGAAGACATTAAAAGTACAGGTGGCGAAGCTGCCTGTATTACAACTGATGTGAAGAATAAAGCTGATCTTGATCGTCTGGTTCATAAAGCTGTTGACCAATATGGGAAATTGGATGTGATGGTAAACAATGCCGGTATCAGTCAGCTAAGCCGCATTGACGATCTGGATCTTGAAGGTTGGGAAGAAATGATCGACATTAATCTTAAAGGTGTACTCTATGGAATGGCCGCAGCAATTCCTGTTTTTAAAATGCAGGAGGCGGGACATATCGTCAACATTATTTCTACAGCTGGTTTAAAAATTACCCCGATGATGGGCGTTTATGCCGGAACAAAAAATGCTATTCGTACCATTGCGGAAGCTTTTCGTCAGGAATCAGACGGAAAAATACGCATTACGGGAATATCGCCGGGGTTTGTAAAAACAGATTTTGCTGGCAGCATCAAAAACGAAAAAATGAGAACGGTCATTCAAAAAGAAATGGATCAAATGGCTTTAGATCCTTTAGCCATTGCCAATGCGGTAATGTATGCAGTTAGCCAGCCAAACGATGTTGAAATTGGTGAACTGGTAATTCGCCCGTCAAAACAAAATTGA
- a CDS encoding aldo/keto reductase, with amino-acid sequence MQKRKLGNNGLEVSALGFGCMGLNFLDGKGLDKKEAITLLRNAVERGVNFFDTAEAYGPYTNEEIVGEGLKPYRKDVVIATKFGCKDASPAVGLDSRPETIRAVTEASLKRLKTDYIDLLYQHRVDPYVPIEEVAGTVKDLIQEGKVKYFGLSEAGVKTIRKAHSVQPVSALQSEYSLFWREPEDEIIPTLEELGIGFVPFSPLGKGFLTGAINTKLEAVDRRNVLPRFTEENIKANWVLVKALSEIAQEKNVTTGQLALAWLLAQKSWIAPIPGTTKLHRLEENIASTNIILTQDELANIDITVKGITLAGDRYPEFLAKQIDK; translated from the coding sequence ATGCAAAAAAGAAAGTTAGGAAATAACGGGTTGGAAGTTTCCGCATTGGGATTTGGCTGTATGGGTTTAAATTTTTTGGATGGCAAAGGGCTTGATAAGAAAGAGGCTATAACGCTACTGCGCAATGCCGTTGAAAGAGGAGTCAATTTTTTTGATACTGCTGAAGCTTATGGACCTTATACCAATGAAGAGATTGTTGGAGAGGGATTAAAACCTTATAGAAAAGACGTTGTGATCGCCACAAAGTTCGGGTGTAAAGATGCCAGTCCTGCAGTAGGTTTGGACAGCAGACCAGAAACGATAAGGGCAGTAACTGAAGCATCACTCAAAAGATTAAAGACAGATTACATTGATTTGCTGTACCAGCACAGGGTTGATCCCTATGTTCCGATAGAAGAGGTTGCCGGAACAGTGAAAGACCTCATACAAGAAGGTAAAGTAAAATATTTTGGTTTATCGGAAGCCGGCGTTAAAACGATAAGGAAAGCACATTCAGTTCAGCCTGTGTCAGCATTACAAAGCGAATATTCATTATTCTGGCGTGAACCGGAAGATGAGATTATACCAACTCTGGAAGAGTTAGGCATTGGCTTCGTCCCGTTCAGTCCTTTGGGAAAAGGTTTTCTCACGGGTGCCATCAATACAAAATTAGAGGCTGTTGATCGCAGGAATGTTCTCCCACGTTTCACGGAAGAAAACATAAAGGCCAATTGGGTTTTGGTGAAGGCGCTTTCCGAGATCGCCCAAGAAAAAAATGTGACCACAGGACAATTGGCATTAGCTTGGCTTTTAGCCCAAAAGTCGTGGATTGCACCGATTCCCGGAACCACAAAGCTGCATCGGTTAGAAGAAAATATTGCCAGTACAAATATTATTTTAACCCAGGATGAGCTTGCCAATATTGATATAACGGTGAAAGGAATTACACTTGCAGGTGACCGTTATCCTGAGTTTTTAGCAAAGCAAATTGACAAATAA
- a CDS encoding YidH family protein, giving the protein MDKKVSNNTGDHLANERTFLAWVRTAIAMMGFGFILVKFSIFLKQISLASENHLLSHVQNGQSGLTGVLLIGAGVVVLILSYINYLRIKKQINSNSYLGNNIMLLILAVMLISLSIFLIYYLIGNL; this is encoded by the coding sequence ATGGATAAAAAAGTTTCTAACAATACGGGCGACCACCTTGCCAATGAACGGACTTTTCTGGCTTGGGTTCGTACGGCAATCGCCATGATGGGATTCGGATTTATTTTGGTAAAATTTTCCATTTTCCTTAAACAGATATCTCTTGCATCAGAGAATCACCTTCTTTCGCACGTTCAGAATGGACAATCCGGTCTGACAGGTGTATTGCTGATTGGTGCAGGTGTAGTCGTATTAATCCTTTCGTACATCAATTATTTACGGATTAAGAAACAGATTAACAGCAATTCTTACTTGGGAAACAATATTATGCTGCTGATCCTTGCGGTCATGCTGATCTCCTTAAGCATCTTTCTTATTTATTATTTAATTGGCAACCTATAA
- a CDS encoding winged helix-turn-helix transcriptional regulator, whose translation MTDQFPESTKNECLARMLTVRDALDVISGKWKILIIISIMSGHKRFREIERSIPKISSKVLAKELKDLEEHQLIKRTVYDESPVLVEYTATDYVFTLEKVIEELHNWGANHRKKILGK comes from the coding sequence ATGACAGATCAATTTCCGGAAAGTACTAAAAACGAATGTTTGGCAAGAATGCTGACCGTGCGTGATGCCCTTGACGTCATCAGCGGCAAATGGAAGATTCTTATTATTATTTCTATTATGAGCGGTCATAAACGCTTCAGGGAAATAGAAAGGAGCATTCCGAAAATATCCTCAAAAGTTTTAGCTAAAGAACTGAAAGATCTGGAGGAACATCAGCTAATCAAACGCACAGTTTATGATGAATCTCCTGTATTGGTGGAATATACGGCAACAGATTATGTTTTTACTTTAGAAAAAGTTATTGAGGAATTGCATAACTGGGGAGCCAATCACAGGAAAAAGATATTAGGGAAATAA
- a CDS encoding DoxX family protein → MTKQIDFVKNPDKKSKRTYWIITSFTMALIILPSYFAPREYLIQAVKKLQFPDYFTLELDILKIVGAIVILVPRIPTMFKEWAYVGFGILLLSASLAHGIVDGFVKGVAPLVPFVFLAVSYYYFRKLNYEN, encoded by the coding sequence ATGACAAAACAGATTGACTTCGTAAAAAATCCTGATAAAAAATCCAAACGTACCTATTGGATCATCACTAGCTTTACAATGGCATTGATTATCTTGCCATCCTATTTCGCACCAAGAGAGTACCTCATCCAGGCGGTAAAAAAGTTACAGTTTCCTGATTACTTTACTCTTGAACTGGATATCTTAAAAATCGTTGGAGCTATTGTTATCCTGGTTCCGCGTATCCCTACGATGTTCAAAGAATGGGCCTATGTTGGTTTCGGTATCCTGCTATTGTCGGCAAGTCTGGCGCACGGCATTGTCGATGGATTTGTAAAGGGTGTTGCACCGCTTGTTCCTTTTGTATTTCTTGCTGTATCCTACTATTATTTTCGAAAACTTAATTATGAAAATTAA